The genomic window TATCTATGCCTCTGTCTGCTTTATCCAACCATGGACTCAGATCAAAGAGTCTGCAGATGGGCATCTGGTATTTTGGGAATTATGAAAAGAAGTGTTACTGTATGTACAAAAAACCCAGATAGATTTTGTTGTTAACTTCAGAGGAGTTGACAAAGCATGCTACCTTCTTGGGAGGTAGGGTAGAAAAAGACTTGACATTTAGGTCAGTTCAAACGCATGTGAAACAACTAAAGATACAGTAcctaaaagaataaaaagacaaacactctCAGACTAAGTCAATATCCaaagaataaaaatgagttTTGAGGCACGAGTTACAGATTTGTAAGGTTACAGTCTACAGGTGGGGGACATTCTTACTTCGGTAGTCTgcttgtttcaaaatgttggGGCCACTCCCGAGAAGAACCCTCGGTTTTCAAGGGACAAGAAGCTAATCAACAGACATGAAAGACCTCAAGGGGTATATAGACTTGCAAGAGGTTAGAAATGTACAGTGGTGCTAAcccatttaaagatttaaaagcaAACAGTACAATCTTTGGGTTAATTCTAAAATGACCAGGGAACCACTTGGATGTCCAACTATTCATTTAAAGATGGAAATCATTAACACCCGCCCCTTTCCTCTGACAGGATCACAAATTCCCCCGTTGCAGACATTGCCGTGGTGTGGGCAAAGTGTGAAGATGGCAGAGTGCGGGGTTTCATCTTGGAGCGTGGAATGAAGGGTTTTTCCACCCCCAAGATCGAGGGCAAGTTCTCGCTGAGAGCGTCAGCTACCGGAATGATCGTGATGGATGAAGTGGAAGTTCCCCAGGAGAACCTACTGCCCAACGTCTCTGGTTTAGCTGTAAGTGCAGTTTGAGGCCTCTTATATGACATaaggttcaaatccaacaaaACCGTATATAACTCACTTTAATATCACTACATTATTGTTACTCATTGCGTTgtattactttttctttttcctgtcgACCACTGTGAACAGGGTCCCTTTGGCTGTCTGAACAATGCCCGCTATGGTATTGCATGGGGAGCTCTGGGAGCTGCTGAATTCTGCTTCCATGCTGCCCGACAGTACACTCTGGACAGGTACATTACATTACAGTTCCTTTGATTCCCAAAGtgactgatttgttttgattgatattAACATAACAGGTAGTGGGGATGTACTATTATGGCCAAATTAGAACAACAAACACTTGAAAATTAgaacaacaaacatgaaaaaaacctATGGACAAAACGAGCACAACTCAGCATGCAGCACATTAATCACTTCATCtcaattatcttgttttcatgatcctGAGAAGCCAAAATGGTAATTGCAATGGAAACTCGATTATTTTCTGAGCTGTAGGGGAaaggctaaataaaaacaatgcagaCCGTTTTGCACTGCTAGCAAAGCATGACATAGTTTATTAAAGGAAGTGCGGGTAAACATAATGCTGACAATAAATGTACACCAGGCGTCACTCATTTGGAAGTTTCATTTTGCAGTATCACTTTTAATCACTTCCTCTTTAAAagtggcttctttttttttttatcagtaagTTGTCATACACTGAAGTTGCTATTCTATGAACTATAGCCATTTGTTTGCAAagaacatgaacacagtgtGTTTAGTGTTGATGTGTATGGTGAGGGGTGGAGGGTTCCAAAATATCTTCATTTGCCAACCCAGAAAAAAACGTTAGGAAACAACTATTGTAACTATTGTCAAGGTCACACAGCTTTACAGACCTTTCAGgcatttttcaaaaaagtaagaaaaagcaTTGCTACACAACACATCTAAAGATTTTGTCCTTGTGTCATGCCACCTTCAGCCCTTCTTATGTGGATtgtatttcatttctttctatCGTGTGATCAGAATCCAGTTTGGGGTGCCACTGGCCAGGAACCAGCtgatgcagaagaaaatggCCGACATGCTGACAGAGATCACCCTTGGGCTTCAGTCAAGTCTGGCCCTGGGAAGACTTATAGATGAGAAGAAGTGAGTCtttattatctttttaaagGCCTTTAACCTTTGGCCTCTGTTGACCACACATCCTTTCttttacaacaaggtttaaagaTTTTGAATGTAATGTGTGAAATCTTCTGTTTATAGAGCAGCACCAGAGATGATCTCCATGCTAAAGAGGAATAGCTGTGGCAAAGCTCTGGATATTGCCAGACAAGCGAGGGATATGCTGGGAGGAAACGGCATCGCAGATGAGTACCACATTATCCGTCACGTCATGAACCTGGAGGCCGTCAACACATACGAGGGTAGGCACACACCAGTGGATACACCTTGTCTTAATATGtcgtatttttattttattttttttaaagtaccaAACAGAGAGCCGTGTTGGAGCAATGATTTGAAACTTTAGCTGCAACTATGTGCACTCACCACAGGAGGTCAGCAgtgcacacatttttacacattgACAATTATGACAAAGGAACTCACCTTTGATTTTTAATTATGCAAAGTCTATGGTTTGAGTTAATCTATATGAACTTTTAGGTTTTATGTTgccagtaaaaaataaaaactgcaaaAGGAAGTTGAACTATTTTAGGATTGATAAATACCACCTTTGTTTTAGAATAAtgcagattttattttctgacaaATCATATGACTCTTGATCGGAACACAATtggtttaaacatttctttcattgtttttcagGAACACATGATATCCATGCCCTGATCCTGGGCAGAGCCATCACAGGACTGCAGTCTTTTACTGTTGAAAAGTAAAAGATTCTCTCAACAAATTCTTCAGATGGACTTTATATCGATTTTGTCGTGCTACCTGTAAATCTGCCCTCTGAGAAACTCTTTGCCAAGCGGGATGAATCATATATACCTCtatactccccccccccccccccccaactaaTGGGACCCCTCTATTACTGCCTCTGTTTGGTAGAAGCAATGGGTCCATCTGTGAGGATATTTGTACAGTTTAGATGTGTGAAATAAAGGTCAGGTACTTATTAGTCAGGTGCATGTACAAGCTGCATAATGAGACAATATTTCTAGTataattaaatgtgtaaataaatgaatatgaatCCATGGGAAATGAAGCTGAGATTCTGTGTCAGATTTAATGGTTACAATTTTACAATGTTATCATATCCTTCCTGCTGGTCTGAAGAAATACAATACATTGAGAATTAAGATTTAATGCACAAACAATGTgtaatattatataataatcttgctgctgtttttattttatcaaggTGTACTTGTGGAAAATGTATGATCATATACATTAATTAATTAGCTGTAACTTGAACTATTGTCCTCAAAATATGACACTGTCAACTTTGTACATTCttgaaaaaacaagagaaaaacaaaatgagttaTCAGAAAGTCGTCTTCTTCTCTAAATGCAGTTTATAAATAACAATTAGCAAGCACTTCAACTGATTCAGAATGATACAGCGGTAAGAACACAATTATTTACTCAGGTTTCTGGTGTCTGGCTAATGGCTAGTCCCTCTCTGAGACTTGCCAGTCCCTGGCTGGCTTCAATCAGCTCCTTTTTGAGTTTAGTGCAGCTCTCCAGCACCTCTGACAACTCCTGCAGCTTTACCTGCATCACATTACTGTTCTCTTCATAGACTGTGTACATGTGCTCCTTCATCTGCTGGAACATCTCTGTCAGCTAGGGGTTAAAATGTGAATGGACAAGgtataaatgtttattattacaGGGACAGcacaaaatacacagaaaatCAGGGCTCAGGAAATGAGTTCAttgatttaaaacatgaaaggaATACATAACTAATTTGCACTAAAAGAGAAGTGGACCAGACGTGTGAAGAAGTTCTTATACCTTTTCCACTAATTTCTCCTTAAAGCTGTCCATCACTTTCTGGTCACTGGTGCGGCTGTCATTTACCTTTTGCACTAGTTCCTGAACTCTTCTGCTGATGTCATCTATTCTTGAGCTACAAAATATATTGACTTACTGAACATTGTTTCAGCCTAAATGGATAGTACGGTCAGAAACAGTCATAATTACATCTACAGTGTGTTGACTGGTTTATGAGGATACCTGGTGTTCTGCTCTTGAATCTCAGTGATGCCCACAATTGaggatttctctctctgcagatcaCAAGAATCTTCTATCTGTTtggaaaacacaatgaaaataaCATTCATGAAGTTTTTCATTGTCACCAAGACTGCAATGAACGACAGTAAGGGTGAACTGTTGCAAAAACGATTTCTTAGATGATGATACTACATTTCCCATATTTAATGTCTAAGATGCCAATGGAAGTTATGAAAGtctatgtgtttttattccgTTTTCAGACACCTAACCCTGTATCTATTGTAAATGCAGTTGATTAAGTGTATTCATTTTAGAGGAGGGTGTGCAGCACTCTTAAGATGCCCTTCTTGCTGTAGCCTACATTGCTTAGTTTGGTTGCTAGGTTACGACAGGCCTACCATCAAAGACGGTTTTCACATGAATGCTGCGACATCTGGTTACTAGAAAACATGTCACACtgtcttctttgtgtttctcgTCAGAAATATACTTTGTTTTCAATGTTGTGGGAGTAAATGATGTGATGAGAGTTTACCATGTGTGGATCTTCATGGTCGTCCCTCGGACTGGACTCAGAGGTCAGGTCAAAGAAATAATCCATCCGGAACAGTCTCCTCTGGCACACAGAAATATGAATTAACcttcaaaaaagacaaaactgattaaaacacacagacttcagtAATCTGAGGAGTGAATATTTACAAATCTAATGAACCGCTACAATGCATAAAACCCCCAACAATCTGAATTGATGGCTAAAAGCTACAACCATGGTTAACATTGTTTGCAAAAGGTGAAATTACACTTAGCTCCCTATGTTCAAACACAATGAATATAGTTGTGTAGTTAAAAGAAACTATGtagaatcaaatttaaaaaaatacctaCAGAAAATGTTAGATAGCTTTCATAAATTACAGCGTTGTCGTCAGTGTGTTAGCTTATGAGCTAACCTGGTGCTAACACTCTTTTATAgttgataaaaaataaactgtcgTCGTCATATTAACattaaaaccatagactgtaaatattaaaggttaACACGTTATTTCTTTGTCGTCTCAGACCTGCAGAGACTTTATATAACATGTATGAGTATATTGTTGACAGGATTGATAGTCTCACCTGGTGAATGTGAGCTAGAAGTAAGACCACTAGCTTCCACTAATTTACTCCTTTTCCTATCAAAGTATTGCTAATTCCTTTTGGAGATAATAAtcaattcttttaaatattattttcaatTGAACTACATTTTTGAATTAGAGGAGTTATATTTCCAGGGAAAAATGgtagtaaacattttttttttaattttaagtaCTTCAGCACTTTGCTTCTTTTCAGctaaatcaaacaaatcaataataaaccaattagaataaaaataaaggaaataaaactgCAACGCATCATGTGTCCAATTAAATATGAAGGAAAAACGTTTAAAGGAAGATAAAGTGATTTATGCAGAAGGGCTAGGAGATATAATATTTCTCAagaaattttaaaatgtttttagtgAATTGTaatttcgtgtgtgtgtgtgtgtgtgtgtgtgtgtgtgtgtgtgtgtgtgtgtgtgtgtgtgtgtgtgtgtgagtgtgtgtgtgtgtgtgggtatgagaggggggggggttatagcATTTACTCAGATTGTTTGCTGTGGATTAAGTAATCCGTGTGAGATGGGATGAGGATGagggattgattgattgttgctGTGATTGGAGGTGTaatccctcccttcctctctcctgcttCTGTTTGTCCCTGCCCACAGCCTGGATTATCTCAGCAGATAAAACAGCAGAGCCAGGCACAGAGTCTGACTCAAAGGTTGTCCTGATGTCTGGTGGAAGAGGAACAGATGATGACAACATGATCCTAAAGGAATTCAACCACTCGTTAGACGCATGTTAGGCAAAGAGAACGGCTTATATCCAAATGTACATATTCTGGAATTTGCAAAAACTTGGTGCATAAAGGTGGGTGAAATGATTCATTGTCCTATTATCATGTTAGAAAAGTAACTACACCTTTTGAATGATAAAAAGTGTAAATTTAAAATGCTGCTTCAATACATTTGTATTACAACCTACCATCTGTTTAATTTAAAGTAAGTTTATTAATACAAAatacatgtctttttttaattcaaatagtACTCTGTGACTCCACCTCTCTGCAAAACAAGGAGCGACACCTCAGCATTTGGATCAATTAAATTAGgaatgtttttactttgaataaCATGGAATAATTACTACTCATCGGGGGAAGCGGAGGCTCCGACTGTGGAAATATGGAGAACTTTAACATCACGGATGAAGGACGACTTTCCTTCCAGTACTTGGTTCATAATGTGGAGCCACTCTACAAGGAGTACAGGCCTCCTGCTAGGGACATTATCCAGCTACCCAAATCTGTTCTCTACCTTGTGATGGCGGCTCTTGTGGTGGTTGCTGTGGCTTATGCTATAGTGGGTCACCTCATCAAAGACCTCATGCTGGATATTACAGGTACTCAAGTCTAATAGAGGTAGCTGTAAACTGTCTAAGCAGTGGCTTTACATCATAACCCTTGATAACCTGGCAACCCTTTAACAGTCATGTACTTGTGCATCTATCATATAAGTTTGACAATATTGTGCAGGTTTGTTGATACACAATTAAATTAGAGAGGGCAACAAAAAGACTTATTGAGCGGTGGTGTATAGTGAATCCTCTCTGAATGCactgaaaaatatttaacacaAGGATTACTTCCAAACAGATTGAGTaaaactctgttttatttaaacatgttttaataatgCACAAAAGTTATTGTAGTTGAAAACCTGCATTACAGTGATTTGGGTAATGTAGTGTATTCTTTGAccacatttgtttgatttgggGTTTTTGTGTCATACCAACAAAATCTGAAAACTGTGTTAAATCTGCTTATTGATTTTGGGATCAAACGCTAAAGAAGTGAAAATATTATGTCACTGCATGGAATATCATTTAATGATTCTGACAAGgtgacaaaacagaaaaacattttcaaatttgtAGTTTCTCTGGAGATGGACAAATGGGCACCAATCATTAAGAAGAGTTGATTAGTGGGATTTCTGAAATAGCAGCCTTGCTTTATTATAAAAGAAAAGTTGaggacattttaaaagacaGTTTGCATTGTTATGGGCCTCATTAAGAGAAATACATGCTTTCTATCCCTTACTCTCTTGTCTGCCCTC from Labrus bergylta chromosome 1, fLabBer1.1, whole genome shotgun sequence includes these protein-coding regions:
- the LOC109989578 gene encoding glutaryl-CoA dehydrogenase, mitochondrial → MALRGAVTRLLSSSHRCAAVTASRAQGTTAAAPQDAEETKKPAKAPKVSFDWRDALSLEGQLTEEEIMIRDSFRDYCQDKLMPRILMANRNEHFHREIVSEMGELGVLGPTIKGYGCAGTSYVAYGLIAREVERVDSGYRSVMSVQSSLVMHPINAYGTDAQKEKYLPRLARGEILGCFGLTEPNHGSDPSGMETKAKYNPSSGTFSISGAKTWITNSPVADIAVVWAKCEDGRVRGFILERGMKGFSTPKIEGKFSLRASATGMIVMDEVEVPQENLLPNVSGLAGPFGCLNNARYGIAWGALGAAEFCFHAARQYTLDRIQFGVPLARNQLMQKKMADMLTEITLGLQSSLALGRLIDEKKAAPEMISMLKRNSCGKALDIARQARDMLGGNGIADEYHIIRHVMNLEAVNTYEGTHDIHALILGRAITGLQSFTVEK
- the syce2 gene encoding synaptonemal complex central element protein 2 — protein: MDYFFDLTSESSPRDDHEDPHMIEDSCDLQREKSSIVGITEIQEQNTSSRIDDISRRVQELVQKVNDSRTSDQKVMDSFKEKLVEKLTEMFQQMKEHMYTVYEENSNVMQVKLQELSEVLESCTKLKKELIEASQGLASLREGLAISQTPET